One Rosa chinensis cultivar Old Blush chromosome 3, RchiOBHm-V2, whole genome shotgun sequence DNA window includes the following coding sequences:
- the LOC112191877 gene encoding uncharacterized oxidoreductase At4g09670, which yields MRPKMMRPKDPPNHFTISTYEEWIRRYFHTLHHTHKGQEPEPEAMSENPKIRFGILGCADIARKVARAINLAPNSTLYAIASRSIEKAHKFAANNGLSTQTLNVYGSYDQLLDDPCVDAVYVPLPTSLHLHWAVLAARKKKHLLLEKPAALDVGELDQILQACQSNGVQFMSGSMWLHHPRTAKLKDLISDSKLFGQINYIHSSSTLPGTKEFFENNIRVKPDLDALGALGALGWYCIEAILWAKDYQLPTIVTALPDVTKNSAGVILSFTASIQWEPLDPTVATIHCSFLSHTSMDLAISASNGTVRCNDYIIPYAENYSSFEFTTGAKFAELHIGWSVVPEEVRVVSQLPQEALMVQELSRLAEGIREFGCNPDQKWPQISRNTQLVLDAVKKSIDLGFEPVRVLF from the exons ATGAGACCCAAGATGATGAGGCCCAAAGACCCGCCAAATCACTTCACCATCTCAACATATGAGGAGTGGATAAGACGATACTTTCACACACTGCACCACACACACAAAGGCCAAGAACCAGAACCAGAAGCAATGTCTGAAAACCCAAAAATACGTTTCGGCATATTAGGATGTGCGGACATAGCTAGAAAGGTAGCTCGCGCCATAAACCTGGCACCCAATTCGACCCTGTACGCCATTGCGAGCCGCTCCATCGAGAAAGCCCACAAATTCGCAGCCAACAATGGACTGTCCACTCAGACCCTCAACGTCTACGGCAGCTATGATCAGCTTCTCGATGACCCATGTGTCGATGCTGTGTACGTGCCTCTGCCCACTAGTCTTCACCTTCACTGGGCTGTCTTGGCTGCCCGCAAGAAGAAGCACTTGCTCTTGGAAAAACCAGCGGCTCTTGATGTGGGTGAGCTTGATCAGATACTCCAAGCTTGCCAATCCAACGGTGTACAGTTCATGAGTGGGAGTATGTGGCTGCATCACCCTAGGACTGCCAAATTGAAGGACTTGATCTCTGATTCCAAGCTCTTTGGTCAAATCAACTAC ATTCATAGCTCATCAACACTTCCAGGAACCAAGGAATTTTTTGAGAACAACATAAGAGTGAAACCAGATTTAGATGCTCTCGGTGCGCTTGGGGCCCTAGGCTGGTACTGCATTGAAGCCATTTTGTGGGCTAAGGACTACCAactaccaactatagtcactGCTCTACCAGATGTCACAAAAAACTCTGCAGGGGTCATCTTGTCTTTCACTGCATCAATTCAATGGGAACCACTGGACCCAACTGTTGCAACAATTCACTGTTCTTTCCTCTCCCACACATCCATGGACTTGGCTATATCTGCTTCTAATGGTACAGTGCGTTGCAATGACTACATCATTCCATATGCTGAGAACTATTCTTCATTTGAATTCACAACCGGTGCAAAGTTTGCGGAACTCCACATTGGGTGGAGTGTAGTACCTGAAGAAGTTAGAGTGGTTTCTCAGCTGCCTCAAGAGGCCTTGATGGTTCAAGAGCTCTCAAGGCTTGCCGAGGGCATCAGGGAATTTGGGTGTAATCCGGACCAAAAATGGCCACAAATCAGCAGAAATACACAATTAGTATTGGATGCAGTGAAGAAATCCATTGATCTTGGTTTTGAACCTGTTAGGGTGTTATTTTGA